One genomic window of Anoplolepis gracilipes chromosome 5, ASM4749672v1, whole genome shotgun sequence includes the following:
- the Ck gene encoding myosin-VIIa produces MVIVTRGDYIWIEPISGREFDVAIGARVISAEGRRIQVKDDDNKEQWLTPERRIKAMHATSVQGVEDMISLGDLHEAGILRNLLIRYNENLIYTYTGSILVAVNPYQILPIYTAEQIKLYKDRKIGELPPHIFAIGDNSYAHMNRYGQDQCIVISGESGAGKTESTKLILQYLAAISGKHSWIEQQILEANPILEAFGNAKTVRNDNSSRFGKYIDIHFNDQGVIEGAKIEQYLLEKSRIVSQSLDERNYHIFYCMLAGLSREEKQKLELEDASTYKYLIGGGSITCEGRDDAAEFADIRSAMKVLLFSDMEIWEVLKLLAALLHMGNIKYRATVVDNLDATEITEQTNVHRVAYLLGVPAQSLIDALTRRTIFAHGETVVSTLSRDQSVDIRDAFVKGIYGRLFIHIVKKINEAIYRPKNNSRSAIGVLDIFGFENFNHNSFEQFCINYANENLQQFFVQHIFKLEQEEYNHEGINWQHIEFVDNQDALDLIAIKQLNIMALIDEESKFPKGTDQTMLAKIHKTHGSHRNYLKPKSDINTSFGLNHFAGVVFYDTRSFLEKNRDTFSADLLQLIHISSNKFLQACFVEDIGMGSETRKRAPTLSTQFKKSLDSLMKTLCSCQPFFIRCIKPNEYKKPMMFDRGLCCRQLRYSGMMETIRIRRAGYPIRHSFHEFVERYRFLISGISPAHKVDCRAATSKICHAVLGRSDYQLGHTKVFLKDAHDLFLEQERDRVLTRKILILQRNIRGWVYRRRFLKMRAAAKIVQKYWRGYAQRQRYKRMRIGYMRLQALIRSRVLSHRFRHLRGHIVALQARARGHLVRKMYQKKLWAIVKIQAHVRRLIAQRRYKKIKYEYRLHVEALRLRKKEERELKDQGNKRAKEIAEQNYRDRMQELERKEIEMELEDRRRMEIKKNLINDAAKKQDEPVDDSKLVEAMFDFLPDSSSEAPTPARETSVFNDLPAPKADQQEIISPIQMASEDEEDLSEFKFQKFAATYFQGNITHQYSRKPLKHPLLPLHTQGDQLAAQALWITILRFTGDLPEPRFHTMDRDTTSVMSKVTATLGRNFIRSKEFQEAQMMGMDPETFLKQKPRSIRHKLVSLTLKRKNKLGEDVRRRLQEDEYTADSYQSWLEARPTSNLEKLHFIIGHGILRAELRDEIYCQICKQLTNNPSKSSHARGWILLSLCVGCFAPSEKFVNYLRAFIREGPPGYAPYCEDRLKRTFNNGTRNQPPSWLELQATKSKKPIMLPITFMDGNTKTLLADSATTARELCNQLSDKISLRDQFGFSLYIALFDKVSSLGSGGDHVMDAISQCEQYAKEQGAQERNAPWRLFFRKEIFAPWHEPTEDQVATNLIYQQVVRGVKFGEYRCDKEEDLAMIAAQQYYIEYHNDMNIDRLYTLLPNYIPDYCLTGIDKAIDRWGHLVLQAYKKSYYLKEKVPALRVKEDIVSYAKFKWPLLFSRFYEAYRNSGPNLPKNDVIIAVNWTGVYVVDDQEQVLLELSFPEITTVSSQKTNKMFTQTFSLSTVRGEEFTFQSPNAEDIRDLVVYFLEGLKKRSKFVIALQDYKPPGEASSFLNFQKGDLIVLEDESTGETVLNSGWCIGACERTGEKGDFPAETVYVLPSLTKPPNDILALFSIEGTENTRRLYPQQLNGVDSRDKPHTLLEYAIDHFRTPPKRTMSKTLTLTSARRGHTDELWHHSREPLKQPLLKKLVSKEELAEEACFAFNAILKYMGDLPTKRPRIGNEYTDLIFDGPLKNEILRDEIYCQIMKQLTDNRNRLSEERGWELMWLATGLFICSQSLLKELTLFLRTRRHPISQDSLQRLQKTLRNGQRKYPPHQVEVEAIQHKTTQIFHKVYFPDDTDEAFEVDSSTRAKDFCQNIAQRLNLRSAEGFSLFVKIADKVISVPEGDFFFDFVRHLTDWIRKARPSRDGVMPQFTYQVFFMKKLWTNTVPGKDRNADLIFHFHQELPKLLRGYHKCMKEEASRLAALVYRVRFGENKQELQAIPQMLRELVPGDLIKVQTVNDWKRSIIAAYNQDAGMSPEDAKITFLKIVYRWPTFGSAFFEVKQSTEPNYPELLLIAINKHGVSLIHPQSKDILITHPFTRISNWSSGNTYFHMTIGNLVRGSKLLCETSLGYKMDDLLTSYISLMLTNMNKQRTIRIK; encoded by the exons CGGAGAAAGCGGAGCCGGAAAAACAGAAAGcacgaaattaattttgcaatatttagcAGCGATCAGCGGAAAGCATTCATGGATTGAACAGCAAATCTTGGAAGCGAACCCGATACTCGAAG CTTTTGGCAATGCAAAAACCGTAAGAAACGACAACTCTTCCCGTTTTGGCAAATACATCGATATTCATTTCAACGATCAAGGCGTCATAGAAGGAGCCAAAATAGAGCAATATCTTCTGGAAAAGTCACGGATCGTATCCCAAAGCTTGGATGAgagaaattatcatattttttattgtatgttaGCTGGCCTTTCAAGGGAAGAGAAACAAAAGCTTGAACTGGAGGATGCATCTACGTACAAATATCTCATAGGa gGTGGCAGCATTACTTGTGAAGGACGTGACGATGCGGCGGAATTCGCTGATATAAGATCGGCTATGAAGGTTCTATTATTTTCCGATATGGAAATCTGGGAAGTGCTTAAATTGCTTGCGGCTTTGTTACACATGGGCAATATAAAGTACAGAGCCACTGTCGTAG ATAATTTGGACGCTACCGAGATAACGGAACAAACGAATGTACATAGGGTGGCATATCTACTGGGAGTGCCAGCACAATCTTTGATAGATGCACTCACTCGCAGAACTATATTTGCACACGGTGAAACAGta GTTTCCACATTGTCGAGAGATCAATCGGTCGACATCAGAGATGCGTTTGTGAAAGGTATATATGGCcgattatttatacacattgtaaagaaaattaacgAGGCCATATACAGGCCGAAGAACAATTCCCGTAGCGCTATAGGCGTATTGGATATCTTCGGCTTTGAGAATTTTAATCACAACAGTTTCGAGCAGTTTTGCATCAATTATGCCAACGAGAATCTCCAGCAATTTTTCGTTCAACATATATTCAAACTTGAACAAGAAGAGTATAATCACGAAGGCATAAATTGGCAGCATATAGAATTCGTCGACAACCAGGACGCTTTAGATCTGATAGCCATTAAGCAACTCAACATTATGGCACTTATTGACGAGGAATCAAAATTTCCAAAA ggTACAGATCAAACCATGTTGGCGAAAATCCACAAAACTCATGGCAGTCATAGAAATTACTTGAAACCTAAATCGGATATCAACACATCCTTCGGTTTGAATCATTTTGCGGGGGTTGTTTTTTACGACACGAGAAGCTTTCTAGAGAAAAATAGGGATACATTCAGCGCTGATCTGTTGCAACTTATTCACATATCATCGAATAAATTTCTCCAAGCTTGCTTTGTCGAAGACATCGGAATGGGATCGGAAACTAGGAAGAGAGCGCCTACATTATCaacgcaatttaaaaaatcgctGGATTCTCTGATGAAGACCCTATGCAGTTGTCAACCTTTCTTCATAAGATGCATCAAACcgaatgaatataaaaaaccgatg ATGTTCGATCGAGGTCTTTGCTGTCGACAATTGAGATATTCCGGCATGATGGAAACTATCAGGATTCGTCGGGCTGGTTACCCTATTCGTCATTCCTTCCACGAGTTCGTGGAAAGATATCGGTTTCTTATCTCGGGTATTTCACCCGCACACAAG GTGGACTGTCGTGCGGCGACTTCAAAAATTTGTCATGCGGTGTTAGGTCGATCAGATTATCAGCTTGGGCACACCAAAGTTTTTCTTAAGGATGCTCACGACCTCTTTCTCGAGCAGGAACGCGACCGTGTGCTGACGCGGAAGATCTTGATTTTACAACGCAACATTCGCGGTTGGGTCTATAGGAGAAGGTTTTTGAAAATGAGAGCGGCGGCAAAGATCGTACAAAAATATTGGCGAGGCTACGCTCAACGTCAACGATACAAACGTATGCGAATCGGTTACATGCGACTGCAGGCGCTTATCAGGTCGCGCGTGTTGTCCCATAGATTCAGGCATTTGCGCGGCCACATCGTAGCACTTCAGGCACGAGCACGAGGCCACCTAGTGCGTAAGATGTACCAAAAGAAGTTGTGGGCTATAGTGAAGATACAAGCGCACGTGAGAAGGCTGATCGCACAGAGACGATACAAGAAGATCAAATATGAGTATAGATTGCATGTAGAAGCATTGCGATTACGAAAGAAGGAAGAACGCGAACTGAAGGATCAGGGCAACAAGCGAGCCAAGGAGATCGCGGAACAGAATTACAGG GACCGCATGCAAGAGCTAGAGCGGAAAGAAATCGAAATGGAGCTCGAAGACAGACGACGAAtggaaattaagaaaaatttgatcAACGACGCAGCCAAGAAACAAGACGAACCAGTCGATGATAGTAAATTAGTTGAGGCCATGTTTGACTTCTTGCCAGACTCCAGCAGCGAAGCTCCGACTCCGGCGAGAGAAACGTCTGTATTTAAC GATCTTCCTGCGCCAAAAGCCGATCAACAGGAGATAATTAGCCCGATTCAGATGGCCTCGGAGGATGAGGAGGATCTATCTGAATTTAAGTTCCAGAAATTCGCGGCCACATATTTTCAGGGCAATATTACGCATCAATACTCGAGAAAGCCGCTCAAACACCCATTATTACCATTACACACGCAAGGTGACCAATTGGCCGCTCAGGCTCTGTGGATAACTATACTTCGATTTACGGGCGATTTACCTGAGCCGCGATTTCATACTATGGACAGAGATACGACTTCGGTGATGTCGAAGGTAACAGCAACGCTTGGACGGAATTTTATAAGAAGCAAAGAGTTTCAGGAGGCTCAGATGATGGGCATGGACCCT GAAACATTCCTTAAACAAAAACCACGCTCCATCAGGCACAAGCTCGTGTCGTTAACTTTGAAGCGAAAGAACAAACTGGGTGAGGATGTGCGAAGAAGATTGCAAGAAGACGAATATACTGCCGATAGTTATCAATCCTGGTTAGAAGCCAGACCAACATCAAACCTCGAGAAACTACACTTCATCATCGGCCACGGTATATTACGCGCCGAATTGCGGGACGAAATATACTGCCAGATTTGCAAACAATTGACCAACAATCCATCCAAATCGTCGCACGCACGAGGTTGGATCTTGCTGTCCCTCTGTGTCGGTTGTTTCGCACCTTCGGAGAAATTTGTTAACTATCTGCGAGCCTTTATCAGAGAGGGACCACCAGGTTACGCACCCTATTGCGAGGACAGATTGAAGAGAACTTTTAACAATGGCACGCGCAATCAGCCACCGAGCTGGCTAGAACTTCAGGCTACAAAATCGAAGAAGCCGATCATGTTGCCAATCACTTTCATGGATGGTAACACGAAGACGCTGCTAGCCGATTCGGCCACCACTGCTAGGGAATTGTGTAACCAGCTGTCTGATAAGATCTCGCTGAGGGATCAATTTGGCTTTTCTTTATACATCGCTCTGTTTGATAAGGTGTCATCCTTGGGCAGCGGTGGTGATCACGTGATGGATGCGATTTCTCAGTGCGAGCAGTACGCCAAGGAGCAGGGCGCTCAGGAACGAAACGCTCCATGGAGATTATTCTTCAGGAAGGAAATCTTTGCACCTTGGCACGAGCCCACTGAGGATCAAGTGGCTACGAATCTGATTTATCAACAAGTAGTACGCGGTGTCAAGTTTGGTGAATATCGCTGTGACAAAGAGGAGGATTTAGCGATGATTGCAGCGcagcaatattatatagagtATCACAATGACATGAACATCGACCGATTGTACACCCTTCTGCCTAATTACATACCGGATTATTGTCTAACGGGAATTGACAAAGCCATAGATCGATGGGGGCACCTCGTCTTACAGGCGTACAAGAAg AGTTACTACTTGAAAGAGAAGGTACCAGCATTACGTGTTAAAGAGGATATAGTCAGCTATGCAAAGTTCAAATGGCCTTTGCTGTTTTCTCGTTTTTACGAAGCTTACAGAAATTCCGGACCTAATCTGCCTAAGAATGACGTTATCATAGCCGTCAATTGGACCGGAGTATACGTTGTCGACGATCAGGAGCAAGTTCTCCTGGAATTATCTTTCCCTGAAATTACCACCGTATCTAGTCAAAA AACAAACAAGATGTTTACACAAACATTTAGTTTGTCAACGGTACGAGGAGAAGAATTTACATTCCAAAGCCCGAACGCGGAGGACATTCGCGATTTAGTGGTGTATTTCCTGGAGGGATTGAAGAAACGCAGTAAATTTGTCATAGCTCTGCAGGATTATAAACCGCCGGGTGAAGCTTCGTCATTCTTGAACTTTCAAAAGGGCGATCTTATCGTTCTTGAGGATGAAAGCACCGGCGAGACGGTACTTAACTCAGGATGGTGCATCGGAGCCTGCGAAAGGACTGGTGAAAAGGGTGACTTTCCGGCGGAAACAGTCTATGTTTTACCTTCCTTAACAAAACCACCCAACGATATATTG gCCTTATTCAGCATCGAAGGCACGGAGAACACTCGCAGACTCTATCCACAACAGCTAAACGGCGTGGATTCGCGTGACAAGCCTCATACTCTTTTAGAATACGCAATCGATCACTTCCG AACACCGCCAAAGAGAACAATGTCCAAGACGCTGACTTTAACATCTGCGCGACGTGGTCATACGGATGAGTTATGGCATCATTCTAGAGAACCTCTAAAGCAACCACTTCTAAAAAAACTCGTGTCCAAGGAGGAATTGGCCGAAGAAGCATGCTTTGCCTTCAACGCTATTTTGAAGTATATGGGCGACCTCCCGACAAAACGGCCGCGGATCGGCAACGAATATACGGATTTGATATTTGACGGACCGTTAAAGAATGAGATTTTACGAGATGAAATTTACTGTCAGATTATGAAGCAGCTCACCGATAATCGCAACAGATTGAGTGAAGAGCGGGGCTGGGAATTAATGTGGCTCGCCACTGGATTGTTTATTTGCAGTCAAAGCCTCTTAAAA GAATTAACTTTGTTCCTACGTACAAGACGTCATCCTATATCTCAGGACTCTTTACAAAGACTGCAGAAAACCTTGCGTAATGGTCAACGAAAATATCCGCCGCATCAAGTAGAAGTAGAAGCTATCCAGCACAAAACCAcgcaaatatttcacaaagtCTATTTTCCAGACGATACAGATGAG GCGTTCGAAGTTGACTCATCTACTAGAGCGAAAGACTTTTGCCAAAACATCGCGCAAAGGCTGAACCTGCGATCGGCCGAAGGTTTTAGTTTGTTTGTCAAGATCGCCGATAAAGTCATTTCCGTTCCAGAAGgagatttcttttttgattTCGTACGACATTTGACCGATTGGATCAGAAAAGCCAGACCGTCACGAGATG GTGTTATGCCGCAATTCACATATCAAGTCTTCTTTATGAAAAAGCTTTGGACAAATACAGTTCCTGGTAAAGACAGAAATGCCgatttaattttccattttcatCAAGAACTTCCCAAGTTACTAAGAG gCTACCATAAGTGTATGAAGGAAGAAGCCTCGAGATTAGCAGCTCTGGTATATAGAGTACGATTCGGCGAAAATAAACAAGAATTACAAGCAATCcc GCAAATGTTAAGAGAACTTGTACCAGGTGATTTGATCAAAGTACAGACTGTTAACGATTGGAAGAGATCGATTATCGCTGCTTACAATCAAGATGCTG GCATGAGTCCAGAGGATGCAAAAATCACATTCCTAAAAATTGTATACCGATGGCCGACATTCGGTTCCGCATTCTTCGAAGTGAAACAAAGCACGGAACCAAACTATCCCGAATTACTATTAATCGCCATCAACAAACATGGTGTTAGTTTAATACATCCTCAATCAaag gatatattaattacacatcCCTTTACGAGAATCTCTAATTGGTCGTCTGGCAACACCTACTTTCACATGACGATAGGAAACCTCGTACGAGGCTCGAAACTCTTATGTGAAACCTCGCTGGGTTATAAGATGGACGATCTCTTGACTTCCTACATTTCGCTGATGCTCACGAACATGAACAAGCAACGCACGATACGAATCAAATGa